Part of the Paeniglutamicibacter sulfureus genome, GGGCCTACAAGGAGCTTGAGGCCCTCGGCCTTGTCGAGAGCCGGCGGCGGCTGGGGACCGTGGTGACCAGCCCCGCCGCGCGTCCGGCCACCGTGCCCGTGCTGCGTGTCCATTCCCTGATGGACGAGCTCATCGCCACGGCCCGGCAAAGCGGGATCGACGACGCCGCCCTGCTTTCCCTGTTCCAGGGCAAGCTGCGCTCCGGCGCATAGGACCGGCGCGACTGTTGGTTGTGCTGCCCAGTTGGGAAAAGCCGGTGCCAACCGGGCGTCAAGGGCGTTGCGAACTGCGACATCCACGTGCAATATCTGCGTGGGTTGCTCGCGTCGAGGGCGAACTACTAACCATTCTGCAAGGACTCGTTCCGACGCTGTCGATGGCAACGGCGAAGGCCGGCGCCGGCAACATCCGGATCCCTGCCTTGTGGCGTGTCGGAGCGAAAGCCGAATGCAACGTCCAAGGCGATGGGGTCGATTCAGGTGTCGGTCTTTTTTAGTTCCTCGGCAAGCATCACTAGGATTCCGCTGGGGCCACGGAGGTACGTGAGCTTGTACACGTCCTGATAGGTCGCCACTCCGCGTAGCGGATGGCACCCGTGCTTTGCTGCCACCTCGAGGGCCTTGTCAAGGTTGTCCACCGAGAAGGCCACGCGGTGCATGCCGATGTCGTTGGGACGTGTCGGGTTCGACTCGATCGCCTTGGGATGGATGTATTCGAAGAGTTCGAGGCGACCATGACCGTCCGGGGTCTGGAGCATCGCGATGTTGGCGTGGTTTCCGTCGAGGCCGACGGCGGTGTCGGTCCATTCGCCGCTGACCGTGTCGCGTCCAATGACCGTCAGGCCGAGATCGGTAAAAAAGGCGATTGCCTCTTCGAGGTC contains:
- a CDS encoding GntR family transcriptional regulator: MSTLITVDLRDATPPFEQIRAQIASLIAVGHLADGTRLPTVRALAGDLGVATGTVARAYKELEALGLVESRRRLGTVVTSPAARPATVPVLRVHSLMDELIATARQSGIDDAALLSLFQGKLRSGA
- a CDS encoding VOC family protein; this translates as MAIKLENVGIAVRDLEEAIAFFTDLGLTVIGRDTVSGEWTDTAVGLDGNHANIAMLQTPDGHGRLELFEYIHPKAIESNPTRPNDIGMHRVAFSVDNLDKALEVAAKHGCHPLRGVATYQDVYKLTYLRGPSGILVMLAEELKKTDT